From the genome of Clavibacter nebraskensis NCPPB 2581:
AAGACCCGCCAGCTGGTGGACGACAAGTTCTCGACGCGGGAGTGGCTCACGCGCGTCCCCTGATCGGGGGACTGTCCGCCTGGCGAAGCGGGGATGTCCGCTCGGCGTCCGGGCTGTCCGCCGGACGACGGCGGGAGCGTCCGCGCGGATCCGGGCACCTAGAGTCTCATCGTCGTCCTTCCGGCCCCCGCGGGGCCGAGCGGCGACGCGGTCCGATCGAACCTCGTCAGGAGGCTCCGCTCGCGACCGCGGGCGACGGGGAGACCCGTCGGGGGGAGCGGACTCGCGAGGCGCATGCGTGCGCCTCGCGAGCGCACCGCCTCAGCCCCGCTCGAGCAGCTCCCGGTAGTCGGGGTGCTCGTCGATCCACTCCGCCACGAACGGGCACGCGGCCACGACCGTGCGGGATCCGCCGCGCACGTCGTCCAGCGCCGCCCGCACCAGCTCGCCGCCGAGGCCGCCGCGCCGCTTCGCGGGGTCGACCTCCGTGTGGGTGAAGACGATGCGGTCGCCCTGGATCAGGTAGTCTGCGAAGCCCGCGCGCTCGCCGTCGAGCCACAGCGTGTAGCGCGAGCCGTCGGGATCGTGGGTCACATCGACGCTCATCCCGCCACACTAGGCGCGGTGTCGCGTCGAGTCGATTCGCAGGGTGCGGGGTTACCCTGGACCTGCCCAGGACCCGGGTCCCCTCTACCTTCCGGAGCAGCACGTGATCGCCGACATCCGCCGCCGCAGCATCCTCGCCGCCGCGCTCGCGGTCCCCGTGACCGCCGTCCTCGCCGCCTGCACCCGCCAGGAGCCCGCGCCGCGCGCGATCCTCGGCGGCGGAGCCGATGGCCAGCCCGCCGCGTCCGGATCCTTGCCCGTCGTCTCCGCGGTCGAGCCCGCGACCCTCTCGGTGTCGGGCGGCGAGACCGTCACGCTCACTGGCGCCGGCCTCTCCGGCGCGACGGCCGTCATGTTCGCGGGCACCGCGGGCACCGATCTGAAGGTCGCGGGCGACGGATCCGTCACGGTCGTGGCGCCGCGCTCCACCGACTACGAGGACCGCTCCGCCGACATCCAGGTCATGGCCGGCGACTCGCCGCTCGCCGCCGCGACCGCCGCCTACGCGGCGCAGACG
Proteins encoded in this window:
- a CDS encoding GNAT family N-acetyltransferase, producing the protein MSVDVTHDPDGSRYTLWLDGERAGFADYLIQGDRIVFTHTEVDPAKRRGGLGGELVRAALDDVRGGSRTVVAACPFVAEWIDEHPDYRELLERG